The Nitrogeniibacter aestuarii genome has a window encoding:
- a CDS encoding glutathione S-transferase family protein, with protein MPDVTLYNKPECPFCWKVRLALHACEVDVRVLDWQAPEHRVQWEALTPGKTVPVMVSGAHVIHESNVILEYLADVSGRLLPASAEGRIRARQLNAYSDGVVGAALREVIFEKRGKPQAEWDLERIQAGVEGFEQALVHLDAQLGESLFFAEDYSFPECALTARFGLAEAYGVFIPDRFPRLQQWFQRMKALPGYRATAPARCLAPDDSERRV; from the coding sequence ATGCCGGATGTGACGCTCTACAACAAGCCCGAATGCCCGTTCTGCTGGAAAGTGCGGCTGGCCCTGCACGCCTGTGAAGTGGATGTCCGTGTGCTGGACTGGCAAGCACCCGAGCATCGAGTGCAATGGGAGGCATTGACGCCCGGAAAGACGGTGCCCGTGATGGTGTCAGGGGCCCATGTGATTCACGAATCGAACGTGATCCTCGAATACCTGGCCGATGTCTCCGGCCGCTTGCTGCCGGCGAGCGCCGAGGGGCGGATTCGGGCCCGTCAGCTCAATGCCTACAGCGATGGCGTGGTGGGCGCTGCGTTGCGCGAGGTGATCTTCGAAAAGCGCGGCAAGCCGCAAGCCGAGTGGGATCTGGAACGCATTCAGGCGGGTGTCGAGGGTTTCGAGCAGGCCCTGGTCCATCTGGACGCCCAACTGGGCGAGTCCCTCTTCTTTGCCGAGGATTATTCTTTCCCGGAGTGCGCGCTGACGGCCCGTTTCGGCCTGGCCGAAGCGTACGGTGTGTTCATTCCGGATCGGTTTCCCCGCTTGCAGCAGTGGTTCCAGCGCATGAAGGCACTGCCCGGCTACCGCGCGACGGCACCGGCGCGATGCCTGGCGCCGGACGACAGCGAGCGTCGGGTGTGA
- a CDS encoding 2-hydroxychromene-2-carboxylate isomerase: MSDPVDVTLYFNFRSPYCYLASKTLWPIVDDYNVRLHWRPVGGWDLRSSPDRAKSKMPLARQDVARFARRMGIPVVPPPVTTDPTRAGAGSLLAEAKGLLRPYIVEVMRAEWADGRDIGDPAVLLEVGESIGLARDELAAAIEDPAYLAQLARHAEEAAERSVIGVPTFVIEDQIFWGQDRIDFVLDELRERRAARN, encoded by the coding sequence GTGAGCGATCCTGTCGACGTGACCCTGTACTTCAACTTCCGCAGTCCCTACTGCTACCTGGCCAGCAAGACCCTGTGGCCGATTGTTGACGACTACAACGTGCGCCTGCACTGGCGCCCCGTGGGTGGCTGGGATCTGCGCTCGTCGCCCGACCGGGCCAAGAGCAAGATGCCGCTGGCCCGCCAGGACGTGGCACGTTTCGCCCGGCGCATGGGGATTCCCGTCGTGCCGCCGCCGGTCACCACCGACCCCACGCGGGCGGGTGCCGGTTCGTTGCTGGCCGAGGCGAAAGGCCTGCTGCGCCCCTACATCGTCGAGGTGATGCGTGCCGAGTGGGCCGATGGGCGGGATATCGGTGACCCGGCGGTGTTGCTCGAGGTGGGCGAGAGCATCGGCTTGGCGCGCGACGAACTGGCCGCCGCGATTGAAGATCCGGCCTATCTGGCGCAACTGGCCCGCCATGCCGAGGAAGCGGCCGAACGCAGTGTGATCGGTGTGCCCACCTTCGTGATTGAAGATCAGATCTTCTGGGGGCAGGACCGCATCGACTTCGTGCTCGACGAGCTGCGCGAGCGCCGTGCGGCCCGCAACTGA
- a CDS encoding TIGR01458 family HAD-type hydrolase has translation MTELTLPRRPEAVLIDLAGVLHVGDAAIPGSVRALALLRESGLKLRFLTNTTRSPRADIATLLERLGFDIAESEIQTAAAAARHVVDARGLKPLYLIHPALDAEMGPSAAAPDAVVMGDMGPHLTYEHLNRAFRLLMDGAPFIAMARNRYFREEDGLSLDMGAFVTGLEFSSGVGAEIVGKPAAGFFHAALDTLGVSADRAVLIGDDLHDDVGAAQEAGIAGVLVRTGKYRPDDEQDEAVRAARVVDDFGAAVALLLESP, from the coding sequence TCGATCTGGCCGGGGTGCTCCATGTGGGCGACGCCGCCATCCCGGGCAGCGTGAGGGCACTGGCGCTATTGCGTGAATCGGGTCTGAAACTGCGTTTTCTCACCAACACCACGCGCTCGCCGCGCGCCGATATCGCAACGCTGCTCGAGCGCCTGGGCTTCGACATTGCCGAGAGTGAGATCCAGACCGCCGCCGCGGCCGCCAGACACGTGGTCGACGCCCGTGGCCTCAAGCCCTTGTATCTGATCCACCCGGCGCTCGACGCCGAGATGGGCCCCAGCGCCGCGGCGCCGGATGCGGTGGTGATGGGCGACATGGGGCCGCACCTCACGTACGAGCACCTCAACCGCGCCTTCCGCCTGCTCATGGACGGCGCGCCCTTCATCGCCATGGCGCGCAACCGCTACTTCAGGGAAGAAGACGGCCTGTCGCTCGACATGGGGGCGTTCGTCACCGGGCTGGAGTTCTCCAGCGGCGTCGGCGCGGAGATCGTCGGCAAACCGGCCGCCGGGTTTTTCCATGCCGCGCTCGACACCCTGGGGGTCTCGGCGGATCGCGCCGTGTTGATCGGCGATGACCTGCATGACGATGTGGGGGCGGCACAAGAGGCCGGGATTGCCGGGGTGCTGGTGCGGACGGGCAAGTACCGGCCGGACGATGAGCAGGATGAAGCGGTTCGTGCGGCGCGGGTGGTGGATGATTTTGGCGCCGCCGTGGCGTTGCTGCTTGAATCCCCCTAA
- a CDS encoding LysR family transcriptional regulator — MDKWTEMQVFVEAVRRGSFSAAGRQLDLSPSAVSKLLSRLESRLGVRLLHRTTRTLNLTEGGERYYARCQEILADIEDAEAALTGFVREPAGILRINSTPGFAKHQLLPLMPAFTARHPQLTLEFQLTGQAIDLIAEGVDVAIRLGALKDTSLVGRKLGESRRVVCASPTYLATHGTPHTPAQLRQHDCLCLSTSDAFNQWQFSGPDGVELVEPRGRFVTDNVDALHEYALLGGGVARLSLFMVARDIEAGRLVPLLTGYGIEHQQIHAVYPHRKHLPAKVRALMDYLSEAFTPPPDWA; from the coding sequence GTGGACAAATGGACCGAGATGCAGGTGTTTGTCGAGGCGGTGCGCCGTGGCAGTTTTTCTGCCGCCGGTCGCCAGCTGGACCTGTCGCCGTCGGCCGTCAGCAAGTTGCTGTCGCGACTCGAATCGCGCCTCGGGGTGCGCTTGCTCCATCGCACCACACGCACCCTGAACCTGACCGAAGGGGGCGAGCGTTACTACGCGCGCTGCCAGGAGATTCTCGCCGACATCGAAGACGCCGAAGCGGCCCTGACAGGCTTCGTGCGCGAACCGGCCGGCATCCTGCGCATCAACAGCACCCCGGGCTTCGCCAAGCACCAGTTGCTACCGCTGATGCCGGCGTTCACGGCCCGCCATCCGCAACTGACGCTGGAGTTCCAGCTCACCGGCCAGGCCATCGACCTGATCGCCGAAGGCGTCGACGTGGCGATCCGCCTCGGGGCGCTAAAGGACACCAGTCTGGTGGGGCGCAAGCTGGGCGAGAGCCGGCGCGTGGTGTGCGCCAGCCCGACCTATCTGGCCACTCACGGAACGCCGCACACCCCGGCTCAACTGCGTCAGCACGACTGCCTGTGCCTGTCCACCAGTGACGCCTTCAATCAGTGGCAGTTCAGCGGTCCCGACGGCGTTGAGCTCGTCGAGCCGCGCGGCCGCTTCGTGACCGACAACGTGGACGCCCTGCATGAATACGCGCTGCTCGGCGGCGGCGTTGCCCGCCTGTCGCTGTTCATGGTGGCGCGCGATATCGAGGCCGGCCGGCTGGTGCCGTTGCTCACCGGCTATGGCATCGAGCATCAGCAGATTCATGCGGTCTATCCGCACCGCAAGCACCTGCCGGCCAAGGTCCGTGCGCTGATGGACTATCTGAGCGAGGCGTTCACGCCGCCGCCCGACTGGGCTTAG